A portion of the Verrucomicrobiia bacterium genome contains these proteins:
- a CDS encoding FlgD immunoglobulin-like domain containing protein, translating into MTAGSSAAADLLVNNWYGPITANTTWGPGVYAITGDITVNSGATLTIQPGTTIYFQRNEDNESSGSDNAKCEIIVKNGGTLRAIGTSTDSIKFLPSPGTTGLYDWYTVKVEAGGTAEFAYCQFKYAYTAIDYRNSEPDTVKNCLFEKNFMHGVISSNPKIWILNSTFLDQPNYAVYLDQADDTISGCYFKNNQYGINAYKSYGKVSNNTIISKDYTGTFGFRAEGYQAGETRILDFTNNLDSGQFFDAAVVANNRVKVQCSRIRIVRQVIFPVPDPPPSNIGILNDASHPVTVRTTVMRVGGYTSNAAPNVQVDGGTPVDLGQTGADAGNNSIVPGTGGKAVNNTTGNTVLAQNNWWGTASPPASYFSGLVNRSPALGSEPTPCSPVPRITPGGEDGILPRAFSLSQNYPNPFNPTTNISFSLPVPGKVVLTIYNILGQKVRTLADGEKSAGTHTLIWDGTDSRGASVSSGIYFYKIETASFREVKRMVFVK; encoded by the coding sequence TTGACTGCTGGATCATCTGCCGCGGCCGACCTTTTGGTGAACAACTGGTATGGCCCAATTACCGCAAACACTACTTGGGGGCCGGGGGTGTATGCAATAACCGGAGACATTACAGTCAACTCTGGAGCAACTTTGACCATTCAGCCCGGCACGACGATTTATTTTCAAAGAAACGAAGATAACGAGAGTTCGGGAAGCGACAATGCGAAATGCGAGATTATAGTCAAAAACGGCGGAACCCTTCGGGCGATTGGGACGTCCACTGATTCTATAAAATTTTTGCCCTCTCCCGGAACCACAGGCCTTTACGACTGGTACACCGTGAAGGTGGAAGCTGGTGGCACGGCGGAATTTGCCTATTGCCAGTTCAAATATGCCTACACGGCCATCGACTATCGGAACTCCGAGCCCGACACCGTCAAAAACTGTTTGTTCGAAAAAAACTTTATGCACGGGGTAATCAGCAGCAACCCTAAGATTTGGATTTTGAACAGCACTTTCTTGGACCAGCCTAACTACGCCGTCTATCTGGATCAGGCCGACGACACGATAAGCGGCTGTTATTTCAAAAATAACCAGTACGGCATCAACGCCTACAAATCCTACGGCAAGGTTTCTAACAACACCATCATCTCCAAGGATTACACCGGCACCTTCGGTTTTCGGGCCGAAGGGTATCAAGCCGGTGAAACCCGGATATTGGATTTCACCAACAATCTGGACAGCGGGCAATTCTTCGATGCGGCAGTAGTGGCCAACAATAGAGTGAAAGTTCAGTGCTCCCGCATACGCATCGTCCGTCAGGTGATTTTTCCGGTTCCCGACCCGCCGCCTTCAAATATCGGCATTTTAAATGACGCTTCGCACCCGGTTACAGTGCGAACCACGGTTATGAGAGTAGGCGGTTATACGAGCAACGCCGCTCCCAACGTGCAGGTGGACGGGGGAACCCCCGTCGACTTGGGACAGACCGGAGCGGATGCCGGTAACAACTCCATTGTGCCGGGAACGGGGGGAAAGGCGGTCAATAATACCACCGGTAATACAGTTCTGGCGCAAAATAACTGGTGGGGAACAGCCAGTCCGCCTGCTTCCTATTTCTCCGGCCTGGTCAACCGTTCACCGGCCCTCGGTTCGGAACCGACTCCCTGTTCCCCCGTTCCGCGAATTACGCCCGGGGGAGAAGATGGGATTTTGCCGAGGGCATTCTCCCTTTCCCAGAACTATCCGAATCCGTTCAACCCGACCACGAACATAAGTTTCTCATTACCCGTGCCGGGAAAGGTGGTTTTGACGATTTACAACATTCTCGGACAAAAGGTCAGAACGCTCGCGGATGGCGAAAAATCCGCCGGAACCCACACGCTGATTTGGGACGGCACAGACAGCCGGGGCGCGTCGGTTTCCAGCGGGATTTATTTCTACAAAATAGAAACGGCAAGCTTCCGGGAAGTTAAACGTATGGTCTTTGTAAAGTGA